The DNA window CAACTGCGAACGGCTCGACGGCGATGAGTACACCAACATCCTCATCGAGGGTCTCGACAACGGCTGGTTCTGGGCGATCCCGATCGACAAGGGCACCATCAGCGTCGGCTATGTGACCCGCTCCTCGCACGTCGGCAAGGACGGCGAGTCGCTCCAGGAGCTGTTCGCCTCAGAGGTGGAGCGGTCCACCAAGCTCAAGAAGATGCTGGCCGGCGCCAACCAGGCGGCCGGCTGGCGGACCGCCCGCGACTGGTCGTACACCAGCGAGCGCTTCCACGGCGACGGCTGGGTGTGCGTGGGCGACTCGGCCGCCTTCGTCGACCCGCTCTTCTCCACCGGCGTGGCGCTGGCCACCCTGGCGGGCAGCGTGCTGTCGAAGATCATCGACCAGGTCATGGCGCACCCGGGGATCGAGCAGGAGGCCCTCACGCGCTACGCGACCGCGTACCGAGGGTTCTTCGACGAGATCCGCTCCTTTGTCGAGCGGTTCTACGACCGCACCAAGTACAAGGAGTTCTACTACAGCCTCGCGCAGGAGATGGTCGACCCCGAGCACGAGCGCGAGCCCTCCGGGGACTTTGTGCAGCTGATCTCGGGGCTGAGCGGAAAGCACCCGATGCTCAACCTGCACCTCGACGACCTCATCGCCGACGCGGCCGTCCCCGCGCAGGCATGACGGCGACGGCCCCCACGAGAAGGTGAATGAGGCGCACGGGACATGACCAGCCATCAGGTGCAGTTGCTCTTCGTCGATGTCGCGTTGATCCTGCTCCTGGCCAGATGGCTGGGACACCTGACGGCCCGTCTCCAGCAGCCGCCCGTGGTGGGCGAGATCCTCGCGGGTGTGCTGCTGGGCCCCAGCCTGCTGAACGGGGCGGTCTCCGACACGCTGTTCCCGGCGGACATCCGTCCGCTGCTCTCGGGACTGGCCAACATCGGGGTCGCCCTGTTCATGTTCGGCGTGGGCCTGGAGTTGGAGGGCAGCATCCTCCGGGGCCGGGGACGGGCCGTCTCGGGCGCGGCCCTCGGCTCGACGCTGATCCCCTTCGCGCTGGGGGTCGGCACCGCCTTCTACCTGCTCCGCACCCACGAGACCAGGAACAACGCGGCATTCGTGGTCTTCATCGGACTCTCGGTGTCGGTGACGGCCTTTCCGGTACTGGCTCGCATCCTCACCGACCGAGGGCTGGGCCGGACGGCGCTCGGCGGCGTCGCGCTCGCCACCGCGGCGGCCGTGGACGTGGTGGCCTGGGTGGCCCTGGCCGGCGTGCAGGCCGCCGTGGGCGGCGGCGAGCAGCACTGGCGGGTGGCGCTCACCGTGCCCTACCTGGTGGTGATGGTGCTGGCCGTGCGGCCCGCGCTGCACCGCCTGCTGGTGCCCGGCGGTACCGCCGCGCCGTTCGCCCCGTGGAACTTCGCCGTCGTGCTGATCGGCGCACTGCTCTCTGCGGCGGCCACCGAGGCGATGGGGATGCACTTCATCTTCGGGGCGTTCCTGTTCGGGGTGATCATGCCCCGCAAGGGGGCCGAGGCCCTGCTGGCGGACATCCGGGACCGCACCGGTCAGGTCACCTCCCTGCTGCTGCCGGCCTACTTCGTGGTGGCGGGCCTCAAGGTCGACCTGGGCGGGCTCGGTTCCGGTGACCTCCTCGACCTCGGCCTCATCCTGCTGGTCGCCGTCGCGGGCAAGTTCGGCGGCACCTACCTGGGGGCCCGCAGCCACGGGCTCCCGCCCCGGCCCGCCTCGGCACTCGCCGCGCTGATGAACACCCGGGGGCTGACCGAGCTGGTGATCCTCGGGGTCGGGCTGCAACTCGGCCTGCTGGACGGCTCGCTGTACTCGCTGATGGTCGTCATGGCCGTGGTGACCACGGTGATGACCGGGCCGCTGCTGTCCCGCATCTACCGCCGGCCGGTGGAGGTGCCGCGCAGCACCCGAATCGGCATCCCGGACTCGGAGTCCGCTGCGGCCCGGTCCGCGCAGGAGAGCATCCCTGCCGGGGAGAGGGGCCGGTGAGGGGATTCCCGGACGTCGGAACGAACCCGCACCACTGGAAAGCCCCCGCACCACTGGAAAGCACGGAAGGAAAGTGAGGGAGTTGCCGCAGATGACGTTCTCCCAGCAGCGCAGCAACCAGTACGACGTGGCCATACTCGGCGCCGGAATGGCCGGCGGCATGCTGGGCGCGGTACTCGCCAGGAACGGTGTCCGGGTCCTGCTGCTGGACGCCGGAACCCATCCCCGGTTCGCCGTCGGCGAGTCGACCATTCCGTACACCTCGGGCATGACCCGGCTTATCGCCGACCGCTACCAGGTGCCCGAACTCAAGCCGCTCTCCAGCTTCAAGGGGATCCGGCAGCATGTCTCGCGGAACTGCGGACAGAAGCAGAACTTCGGCTTCGTCTACCACCGGGAGGGCCAGTCCCAGCGACCGCAGGAGGTCAACCAGCTGGTCGTCCCCTCGGCCCTGCGGACCGAGACCCACCTCTTCCGGCAGGACATCGACGCCTATCTGTTCCATGTCGCGGTGAAATACGGCGCCCACCCACGGCTGGCGACCAAAATCGCGGACATCGAGATCGACCCCGCCAGCGGCGCTGTGCTCCGCGCCGAGAACGGCGAGGAGTTCCGGGCCAACTATGTCGTCGACGGCAGCGGCTTCCGCTCGCCGCTCGCGGAGAAGTTCGGGCTGCGGGAGACCCCGACCCGGGCCAGGACGCACTCACGCAGCCTCTTCACCCACATGGTGGGCGTCCGGCCGTTCGACGATTCGCCGACCGGGAAACGCCACACACAGCCCAACCCGTGGCACCACGGCACGCTGCACCATGTCTTCGACGGCGGCTGGCTCTGGGTGATCCCCTTCGACAACCACCCGGACTCGCTCAACCCGCTGTGCAGCGTGGGCCTCACCCTCGATCCGAGGGTCTTCCCCAAGGGGGAGCTCGGCCCGCAGCAGGAGTTCGACGACTTCCTCCAGCGCTTCCCGGAGATCGCCTGGCAGTTCGAGGGAGCCAAGGCGGTGCGGCCCTGGGTCTCCACCGGCCGGTTGCAGTATTCGGCCAAGCAGGTCGTCGGCGAGCGCTTCTGCCTCACCTCGCACGCCGCCGGGTTCATCGACGCCCTGTACTCGCGCGGTCTGACCAACACCCTGGAACTGGTCAACGCCCTGGGCTGGCGGCTGATCGCCGCCTCCCGAGACGGCGGCTGGTCGCAGGAGCGCTTCGGCTATGTGGAGGACCTTCAGCAGGGCCTCTTCGACTTCCATGACGACCTCGTCCACAGCTCCTTTGTCGGCTTCCGCGACTACGAGTTGTGGAATGCCGTCAATCGCACCTGGATGCTCGGCACCATGCTCGGCAATGTGATGCTGGAGGACGCCTACTACCGGTTCCAGCGCACCGGCCGGGAGGACGTCTTCATCGACATGGAGCAGAGCGCGCACCCCGGATCACCGCTCCCGGTCAGTTCCGGATTCAATGAGATGGGCCTGCTCACCCGCGATCTGTGCAGGTCCGTGGACGAGGGCTCCGTCACCCCGGCCACGGCTGCGGAACGCATTCTTCAGCACATCAAGGACGCCGATTTCATCACCCCCTCGTTCCACCTCGGCGACCGTGGCACCCGATGCTTCGACATGAGCCCGGGAAAGATGGCGAAGAATGCCGTCTGGTGCCGACGAGGCGCTCCGCCGGAGGTGGGCCAGCGCATGATCAACGCCAGCAAGGGGCTGTTGCGCACGCGGTTGCGGGGCTGATTTCGCAATCCGAGTGCCGGGTCATACGACGATGGATTCGAGACGAGAAGGCAGCGAATGGACGCCCATACGCACGACCCTGCGGACCTGATCGCCATCGTCGGCATGGCCGGCCGATTCCCCGGCGCTCCGGACGCCGACAGCCTCTGGACGCTGATGATGGAGCGCGGGGACGCGATCCGCCCCGTGCCCGCCGACCGCTGGGACACCTCCCGGCAGATCGACCCGGAGAAGCAGATCCAGGGCGTCGGCGGCTTCATCGACGGCGTGGACCTTTTCGACGCCGGCTTCTTCGGCATCTCCCCCCGGGAGGCCGCCGCCATCGACCCCCAGCAGCGCCTTCTGCTGGAGGTCGGCTGGCGGGCCCTGGAGGACGCCGGGCAGCCCGCCGCCGCCCTGGCCGGAACCCGCACCGGTGTCTATGTCGGCGCCTCCTGGCACGACTATGAGCTGCTGCGCATCGAACGCTCGGCGCAACCCACACCGCACAGCCTGGTCGGCAACGCCCTGGATGTGATCGCGGCCCGGCTCTCGTACGTCCTCGGACTGCGCGGCCCCAGCATGGCCGTGGAGACCGGCTGCTCCTCCTCGCTGGTCGCCCTCCACCTGGCCGCCCAGGCACTGCGCCAGGGCGAGATCGAGGCCGCCGTCGTCGGCGGCACCAACCTCATGCTCAACCCGCATGTCACCATCGGTCTGACCCACTTCGGAGGGCTCTCCCCGGAAGGCCGCTGCAAGGCGTTCTCCGCGACCGCCGACGGCTTCGTCCGAGGCGAGGGGGTCGCCGCGCTGTACCTGAAGACCATGCAGCGGGCCCTGGCGGACGGCGACCGCATCCACGGCGTCGTCGTCCGCACCGTGGTCAACAACGACGGCGGCGGCGACAGCCTGGTCACCCCCAGCCCGGACGGCCAGGAGGACCTGCTGCGCCGGGCCTACACCGACGGCACGGTGCCGTACGGGGCACCCGCCTACATCGAGGCGCACGGCACCGGCACCGGACGCGGCGACCCGATCGAGGCCACCGCCCTGGCCCGGGTCCTGGGCGGCCGCCGCCCGGCGGACAGCCCCCTGTACATCGGCTCGGTGAAGACCAACATCGGCCATCTGGAAGCCGGCGCCGGCATGGCCGGGCTGTTCAAGCTGCTGCTCGCGCTGCGCCACCGCACCGTCCCGCCGAGCCTGCACTCGGCCGAGCTCAACCCGGCCATCCCGTTCGACGAACTCAACGTACGGGTGGCGCGCGACCCCCTCCCGCTGCCCGCGACCGGCCCCGTCTACGTCGGCGTCAACTCCTTCGGCTGGGGCGGCACCAACGCCCATGTGGTCCTGATGAGCCCGCCCGAGCAGGCCACCGAGGAGCCGTCGGCGTCCGCCCCGACCGGGCTGCCCACGCTGGTGCCGCTCTCCGCCAAGGACCGCACCCTGCTCGCCGAGCATGCCCGGCAGCTCGCCCCGCTGGCTCCGGCGGAGGCGTCCGGCGTCGCCGCGTTCGCCGGCACCCTCGCCTGGCGCCGCGACCACTTTCCGGCCCGCGCCGCACTGGTCGCCGGAGGCCCCGAGGAGCTGCGCACCGCGCTGGAGGCGGTAGCCGGGCATCCCGAGGCGCAGCCCGAGGTGCCCGGCGTGGTCACCGGCCAGGCCGTGCCGCGCGGCCGTACCGCGTTCGTCTTCCCCGGCCAGGGTTCGCAGTGGAGCGGCATGGGCCGAGAGCTGTACCGGGACAGCCCGCTCTTCGCCGAGGTGATCGCCCGCTGCGCCGAGGCGCTGCGCCCGCACACCGAGTGGAACCTGCTCGACATCTTCTCCGGTGACGCCGGCGACGAGTGGACCACCCGCATCGACATGCTCCAGCCGACCCTCTGGGCGATGTCCCTCGGACTCGCCGAGCTGTGGCGTGCCTCCGGGGTCGAACCCGACGTGGTCCTCGGCCACAGCCAGGGTGAGATCACCGCGGCCACCCTCGCCGGGATCCTCTCCTACGAGGACGCCGCCCTGGTCATGGCCCGCCGCAGCGCCATCGCCCGGCGCACCTCCGGCCACGGCCGGATGCTCGCGGTGGACCTGGACCGCGAGGCCGCGCTGGCCGCGCTGGAGGGGTTCGAGGACAGCGTCTCGCTGGCGGTGCACAACGGGCCCAGCTCCTGCGTGCTCTCCGGCGAGAAGGACGCCGTGCTGATGCTCAGGGAGCTGCTGGAGGCCGAGGGCACCTACTGCCGACTGGTCAATGTCGACTACGCGTCGCACAGCCCGCAGATGGACCCGCTCCACGACGACCTGCTGGAGGCACTCGCCCCCGCCCGGCCGCGCGCCGGCACCATCGACCTGATGTCGACGGTCCGGGTCCGGCCGCTGGCCGGCCCGGAGATGGACGCCGCCTACTGGGTGGAGAACCTGCGCAGCCCGGTGCTGTTCGCCGACACCATGGGCGCCCTCCTCGACGGCGGCGTCACCCACGTGGTGGAGATCAGCCCGCATCCGGTACTGGCCCCCGCCATGGACCAGCTGGTGGCCGGGCGGGCCGAACCGGCCGTCGTCCTCACCACCCTGCGCCGCAACCAGGGCAGCCCCGGGCAGATGGCGCTGGCGCTCGCCCGAGGCTACGCCGCCGGCCTGGAGCCCTTCGGCGGCCTGCCCCGCCGCGCCTTGCTGCCGCTCCCCGGTCACCCGCTGCGGCCTGACCGGTACTGGACCGCCGAGCGCCCCCGTGGCTCCGGTGCGGCCCGTGGCTTCGAGACACCCCTCGTCCCCGCCCCCGACGAGCCCGGCACCTGGCACGGCGCCCTGGAGCTGTCCGTCGCGGACCTGCCGTGGCTCGCCGACCACCAGGTGTACGGAACCGCTGTGCTGCCCGGCGCCGGCATGCTCACCCTGGCGGTGAACACCGTCCGGACGCGCATCGGCACTGGTCCACGGCGGTTGGAGAAGGTCGCCTTCCGAAAGGAGGTCGCGCTCGGCGACAGCGCCGTCCGGCTCACCGCCGAGTGGTGCGCGGACCTTCCCGAGGGCGGCTCCTTCCGGCTGCTGTCGCTGCCCGAGGGCGCGACCGCCTGGGAGCTGAACGCCACCGCGCGCGCCGACCACCGCGACCTGCCGTACCCGCCGCCGGAGTTCCCCGACTGGGCGGCGTCCGAAGACCCCGTCGGCACCGGGGAGTTCTACCGCGTCTGGGCCGAGCGGGGGCTGGAGTACGGCCCCGCCTTCCAGGGCGTGCGGGAGCTGTACACCCATCCGGCGGGCGACCGGGCGCTGGGCGAGGTGGTCCTGCCGGACCGGCTGCGGGCCGGCAACCGCCCGCATGTCCTCCATCCCGCGCTCTGGGACGGCACCCTCCAGGTCTGCCTCGCGCTCTGCGGGGAGTACGCGGCCGGCGCCGCGCTGATGCCCACCGCCGTCCGCCGGATCGAGCTGCTCGGCGACCCGGAGGAGCCCATCACCGCCGTCTGGTCGCATGCCGTGCGCCGCGGCGAGGGACTGCTGGACGTGTATGTCTTCGACGCCGCCCGCCGCCCGCTGGTGGCCATGGAGGGCCTGGAACTTCGACCGCTGCCCGGTGCGGACGGCGCCGCGACCTCCGACGCCCAGCGGCTGCACCGCATCGAGTGGAGCGATGTCACCGCCGACCCGGAGTCTCCCGCCGCCTCCGACGCTCCCACCGCCGCCACGTCTCCCGGCACCTCCGACTCTCCCGGCACCGCCGCCGCCCCGGCGGCCCGCGCGCCCGGCCGCTGGGTGGTCCACGGCGACGGCGCGTTCTGCGACGACCTCGTCCGGGCGCTGGCGGCGGCGGGGGCCGACGCGTCCCGCTCCGCCACGGGCTCCCAAGCCGTCGGGGTGCCCGACGGCGTGGTCTTCGTGGCACCGCCCGCCGAGGCCGGGCCCGAGCAGCAGCAGTACGGTCTCAGCCGGCTCACCGACCTGGTGGGCTCCTGCGCCGACAGCTCCGTGCCGCCCCGCCTGGCCGTGGTCACCGAGGCCGCGCAGGCGGCTCGCGCCGATGACGTCCCGGACCCGGGGGCGGCGCTCTACTGGGGCTACTCCCGGGTGCTGCGCCGCGAGCACGCCGAGTTGGCGCCCCGGGTGATCGACCTCGACCCGGCGGACCCGGACCGCGCGCAGGCATGCGCCGCCGAACTCCTCGGCGACGACACCGAGGACCAGGTCGCCCTGCGGCACGGCCACCGGCTGGCAGCGCGGCTCAGCCGTGGCGAACCCGCCGCCGAGCAGGCCGCCGGGCTGCCCCCGCTGCGTGCCCGTCGGCAGCCCTTCCGGGTCGGCACCATCCGCCCCGGTTCCTGGGACGGAGTGGCCTGGCTGCCGCTGGTCCGCCGCGCGCCGGGCCCCGGTGAGATCGAGGTGGAGGTCACCGCTGCCGCCGTCGACCGCGACCAGACGCCGGCGGTGCTCGCCGGTGCGGCGCCGACAGCGGGGTCCTTCGCCGGCCGGGTCGTCGCCGTGGGCCCGGAGGTCACCGCCTTCTCGCTCGGCGACAGCGTCGCGGCCTGCGCGCCGGGCGCCCCGGCCAGCCATGTCACGGTCCGGGTGGACCATGCCCGGGCCGTACCGGAGGGACTCGGGGACGCCGAGGCCGCCGTACTGCCGCTGGCCCTGGCCACCGCCTGGTACGCACTGGCCGACCTCGGACGGCTGGAGGCGGGCGAGACGGTCCTGGTGCTCGGGGCCGGGGTGGTCGGCCTCGCCGCGGCGCAGATCGCCCGGGTGCTGGGCGCCCGGGTCCTCGCCACCGCCGACGGCGACGTCGCGCGCGGTCACCTCGGCGGGTTGGGCGTCGACGAGATCTTCGACTCCCGCGACCCGTCCTCGGCCGACCGGGTGCGGAGGGCCACGGCCGACCGGGGCGTCGACCTCGTCCTCGGGTTTCCGGCCGACGCCGCCACCACCGGCCTGGAGGCGCTCGCCGAGGACGGGCGGCTGGTCGTGCTCGGCAGCGGCGGCTTCCGGGGCGGCCACGCCGTGACCGACGCCCTCCGCAAGGGCGCCGCCCTGATCCCGGTGGATGTACCGGGCCTCCTGGACCGCCGACCGCACCGCTTCGCCCGGGTCCTGGACGCGGCCTGGGACCTGGTGGCCGACGGCAAGCTGGATCCGCTGCCGATCCGCCCGCACACCTTCGCCGAGGCGGCGGACGCGCTGCGGGAGGCGGCCGGCGGCGACCGGGTCGAACAGGTCGTGCTGGTCGGTCCGTCCACCGTCCAGGCCGTGGTTCCGGTGCCGATGCCGGACGGGCGGTTCCGCGCCGACGCGAGCTATCTGATCACCGGTGGCCTGGGCGCTCTCGGCCTCTCGCTGGCCGGTTTCCTCGCCGAGCACGGCGCGGGCACCCTGGTGCTGATGGGGCGCTCGGCGCCGAGCCCGGAGGCGGCCGAGCGGCTGGCGGCGCTGCGCGGACAGGATGTCCGGGTCGAGGTGGTGCGGTGCGACGTCGGCGACGCGGACGCGGTGCGGCGAGCACTGGACGCGGTACGCGACCGGGTGCCGCCGCTGCGCGGGGTGGTGCACGCCGCCGGCCTGCTCGATGACGCCACCATCCGCACCATGACGCCGCAGCAGGTGGCGGCCGTGCTGGCGCCCAAGATCGGTGGTGCCCGCCACCTGGACGCCGCCACCGCTGACGATCCGTTGGACTTCTTCGTCCTGTTCTCTTCCGCCGCCGCCCTGGTGGGCAATGCGGGCCAGGCCGCCTACGCCGCCGCCAACGCCGCCCTGGACGCCTTCGCCGAGGCACGCCGCCGCCGTGGACTGCCCGCGCTCAGCGTGCAGTGGGGGCCGTTCGCGGAGATCGGCCTGGCCGTCCGGGGGGAGCAGCGCGGCGCCCGCCTGGAGGAGCGGGGCATGGGCAGCTTCCCGGCGCACGAGGCGTGGCCGGCGCTGGTCCGGATGCTGGGCCGCGACGAGCCGGTGACCGGGTATGTACCGATCGATCTCCGCCGGTGGTTCGACGCCTATCCCGACACCGCCGCCCTCGGCAGCTGGCAACTGCTGCACGGAGCCGCGCGCGACGGCGACGCCGGGGGCGCGTCCGGCGGCGAGTTCCTGGCCCGCCTGCTGCGCACCCCGCCGGAGGACCGGGCGGAACTGGCCGAGCAGAAAGTGCGCGAACTCGCGGGCCGCGTCCTGCGGCTCGCCCCCGAGCGCGTCGAGCGCGAGACGCCTTTCAAGGCGCTCGGGCTGGACT is part of the Peterkaempfera bronchialis genome and encodes:
- a CDS encoding NAD(P)/FAD-dependent oxidoreductase gives rise to the protein MTFSQQRSNQYDVAILGAGMAGGMLGAVLARNGVRVLLLDAGTHPRFAVGESTIPYTSGMTRLIADRYQVPELKPLSSFKGIRQHVSRNCGQKQNFGFVYHREGQSQRPQEVNQLVVPSALRTETHLFRQDIDAYLFHVAVKYGAHPRLATKIADIEIDPASGAVLRAENGEEFRANYVVDGSGFRSPLAEKFGLRETPTRARTHSRSLFTHMVGVRPFDDSPTGKRHTQPNPWHHGTLHHVFDGGWLWVIPFDNHPDSLNPLCSVGLTLDPRVFPKGELGPQQEFDDFLQRFPEIAWQFEGAKAVRPWVSTGRLQYSAKQVVGERFCLTSHAAGFIDALYSRGLTNTLELVNALGWRLIAASRDGGWSQERFGYVEDLQQGLFDFHDDLVHSSFVGFRDYELWNAVNRTWMLGTMLGNVMLEDAYYRFQRTGREDVFIDMEQSAHPGSPLPVSSGFNEMGLLTRDLCRSVDEGSVTPATAAERILQHIKDADFITPSFHLGDRGTRCFDMSPGKMAKNAVWCRRGAPPEVGQRMINASKGLLRTRLRG
- a CDS encoding NAD(P)/FAD-dependent oxidoreductase — translated: MPTLFGVPEEFDVIVIGGGPAGATTAGLLAKRGHQVLVLDKERFPRYHVGESLIPAFMRPMEELGITERMDARGFERKYGGTLVWGNKQVPWNFSFIEGGAYEYAYHTRRADMDSMILDRARELGAYIIEDATVKEPIEENGRVTGVRYTLRGVDGSYEARAKLVVDASGQSRLLSRRYSEVTWHEELRNVAVWTYFDNCERLDGDEYTNILIEGLDNGWFWAIPIDKGTISVGYVTRSSHVGKDGESLQELFASEVERSTKLKKMLAGANQAAGWRTARDWSYTSERFHGDGWVCVGDSAAFVDPLFSTGVALATLAGSVLSKIIDQVMAHPGIEQEALTRYATAYRGFFDEIRSFVERFYDRTKYKEFYYSLAQEMVDPEHEREPSGDFVQLISGLSGKHPMLNLHLDDLIADAAVPAQA
- a CDS encoding cation:proton antiporter domain-containing protein; the protein is MTSHQVQLLFVDVALILLLARWLGHLTARLQQPPVVGEILAGVLLGPSLLNGAVSDTLFPADIRPLLSGLANIGVALFMFGVGLELEGSILRGRGRAVSGAALGSTLIPFALGVGTAFYLLRTHETRNNAAFVVFIGLSVSVTAFPVLARILTDRGLGRTALGGVALATAAAVDVVAWVALAGVQAAVGGGEQHWRVALTVPYLVVMVLAVRPALHRLLVPGGTAAPFAPWNFAVVLIGALLSAAATEAMGMHFIFGAFLFGVIMPRKGAEALLADIRDRTGQVTSLLLPAYFVVAGLKVDLGGLGSGDLLDLGLILLVAVAGKFGGTYLGARSHGLPPRPASALAALMNTRGLTELVILGVGLQLGLLDGSLYSLMVVMAVVTTVMTGPLLSRIYRRPVEVPRSTRIGIPDSESAAARSAQESIPAGERGR
- a CDS encoding type I polyketide synthase; translated protein: MDAHTHDPADLIAIVGMAGRFPGAPDADSLWTLMMERGDAIRPVPADRWDTSRQIDPEKQIQGVGGFIDGVDLFDAGFFGISPREAAAIDPQQRLLLEVGWRALEDAGQPAAALAGTRTGVYVGASWHDYELLRIERSAQPTPHSLVGNALDVIAARLSYVLGLRGPSMAVETGCSSSLVALHLAAQALRQGEIEAAVVGGTNLMLNPHVTIGLTHFGGLSPEGRCKAFSATADGFVRGEGVAALYLKTMQRALADGDRIHGVVVRTVVNNDGGGDSLVTPSPDGQEDLLRRAYTDGTVPYGAPAYIEAHGTGTGRGDPIEATALARVLGGRRPADSPLYIGSVKTNIGHLEAGAGMAGLFKLLLALRHRTVPPSLHSAELNPAIPFDELNVRVARDPLPLPATGPVYVGVNSFGWGGTNAHVVLMSPPEQATEEPSASAPTGLPTLVPLSAKDRTLLAEHARQLAPLAPAEASGVAAFAGTLAWRRDHFPARAALVAGGPEELRTALEAVAGHPEAQPEVPGVVTGQAVPRGRTAFVFPGQGSQWSGMGRELYRDSPLFAEVIARCAEALRPHTEWNLLDIFSGDAGDEWTTRIDMLQPTLWAMSLGLAELWRASGVEPDVVLGHSQGEITAATLAGILSYEDAALVMARRSAIARRTSGHGRMLAVDLDREAALAALEGFEDSVSLAVHNGPSSCVLSGEKDAVLMLRELLEAEGTYCRLVNVDYASHSPQMDPLHDDLLEALAPARPRAGTIDLMSTVRVRPLAGPEMDAAYWVENLRSPVLFADTMGALLDGGVTHVVEISPHPVLAPAMDQLVAGRAEPAVVLTTLRRNQGSPGQMALALARGYAAGLEPFGGLPRRALLPLPGHPLRPDRYWTAERPRGSGAARGFETPLVPAPDEPGTWHGALELSVADLPWLADHQVYGTAVLPGAGMLTLAVNTVRTRIGTGPRRLEKVAFRKEVALGDSAVRLTAEWCADLPEGGSFRLLSLPEGATAWELNATARADHRDLPYPPPEFPDWAASEDPVGTGEFYRVWAERGLEYGPAFQGVRELYTHPAGDRALGEVVLPDRLRAGNRPHVLHPALWDGTLQVCLALCGEYAAGAALMPTAVRRIELLGDPEEPITAVWSHAVRRGEGLLDVYVFDAARRPLVAMEGLELRPLPGADGAATSDAQRLHRIEWSDVTADPESPAASDAPTAATSPGTSDSPGTAAAPAARAPGRWVVHGDGAFCDDLVRALAAAGADASRSATGSQAVGVPDGVVFVAPPAEAGPEQQQYGLSRLTDLVGSCADSSVPPRLAVVTEAAQAARADDVPDPGAALYWGYSRVLRREHAELAPRVIDLDPADPDRAQACAAELLGDDTEDQVALRHGHRLAARLSRGEPAAEQAAGLPPLRARRQPFRVGTIRPGSWDGVAWLPLVRRAPGPGEIEVEVTAAAVDRDQTPAVLAGAAPTAGSFAGRVVAVGPEVTAFSLGDSVAACAPGAPASHVTVRVDHARAVPEGLGDAEAAVLPLALATAWYALADLGRLEAGETVLVLGAGVVGLAAAQIARVLGARVLATADGDVARGHLGGLGVDEIFDSRDPSSADRVRRATADRGVDLVLGFPADAATTGLEALAEDGRLVVLGSGGFRGGHAVTDALRKGAALIPVDVPGLLDRRPHRFARVLDAAWDLVADGKLDPLPIRPHTFAEAADALREAAGGDRVEQVVLVGPSTVQAVVPVPMPDGRFRADASYLITGGLGALGLSLAGFLAEHGAGTLVLMGRSAPSPEAAERLAALRGQDVRVEVVRCDVGDADAVRRALDAVRDRVPPLRGVVHAAGLLDDATIRTMTPQQVAAVLAPKIGGARHLDAATADDPLDFFVLFSSAAALVGNAGQAAYAAANAALDAFAEARRRRGLPALSVQWGPFAEIGLAVRGEQRGARLEERGMGSFPAHEAWPALVRMLGRDEPVTGYVPIDLRRWFDAYPDTAALGSWQLLHGAARDGDAGGASGGEFLARLLRTPPEDRAELAEQKVRELAGRVLRLAPERVERETPFKALGLDSLMSLELRNRLESAFGIRLSPTLLWAYGNARALSGALCGQLPTAEQGG